A window of Bradyrhizobium sp. AZCC 1719 genomic DNA:
GTGATGACGACATCCGCCCCCTTCACGGCTGCAGCCGAACTCTCGGCAATGGAAGCACCATCGGCCTTGGCCTGATCGCGCGAGGCTTCGACCAGATCGAACGCCGTCACCTTGTGGCCGGCCTTGACCAGATTGGCGGCCATCGGGCCGCCCATATTGCCGAGGCCAATGAATGCGATATTTGCCATCTCGAATCCTCCGCTAAACTTTCTTGCTCTGATCAGGGAAATCTAAGTTCGTCAGCGCCGATCTCGGCGAAGTAAGGCGCGACCATTTCCGGCGTCACGTCCTCGATTCTTGGCGGCGACCATTTCGGATTGCGGTCCTTGTCGATTACGGCCGCGCGCACGCCCTCGCGGAAATCGTCGCTCGCGAAGACTTCCAGCGCGGCGCGATATTCTCGCACCAGACATTCCTCCAGCGAGCGCGCGTTGCGCGCCAGCCGCAGCAGCTTGAGCGTCACCACCATGCCGCGCGGCGACTTTTCGTTCAGCGTCTTCAGCGTCGCCTGCGCGAAGTCAGAGCCATCGCGCTGCAGCGCTGCGAAGATGTCTTCCATGCGATCGTGGGAGAACAACGCGTCGATCTTCGCCTGCTGCGCAGCGACCGGCCCGGCCGTTTCTCCAGTCGAGAAGCCGTCGATCAGCTTCCTGACGTCAGCCGACGTCGTGCCCGACGCCACCTTCGTCAATGCCTCGCGCAAGGCCGGCAGTTTTGATGACGGCACCACCGCATCGGCAAACTTTGCATGAATGGCATCTGGACCGTTCATGGTCTGCCCGGTCAATCCAAAATACGTGCCGATCTCGCCGGGCGAATGCGACAACAGCCAGGTGCCGCCGACGTCAGGGAAGAAGCCGAGGCCGACCTCGGGCATCGCGAGTTTCGTCTTCTCGGTGACGACGCGATGGCTCGAATGCGCGGACAGCCCGACGCCGCCGCCCATCACGATGCCATCCATGAAAGCGACATAGGGTTTTGGGAACTTCTTGATGCGGGCGTTGAGGATGTATTCATCCCGCCACAGGATCTTGCCGAGATCGCCCTTCACTTTCGAGCTTTCCCAGAGCGCGCGGATGTCGCCGCCGGCGCACAGCCCGCGCTCGCCCGCTCCTTCAAGCACGATCACGGCAACATCGGGATCCGCCTCAAAGACATCGAGCGCCTTGTCGACGTCGTGGAACATCTCCAGCGTCACGGCATTGATCGCCTTCGGCCGGTTCAGGCGGATGATGCCGGCTGAGCCTTCCTTGCGCGCGATCAGGTCGCCGTCTGCAATGGCCGCATCCGTCATCGCGCCCCCTCGATCAGCTTGCGCGACACGATCAGCCGCATGATTTCGTTGGTGCCTTCCAGAATCTGGTGCACGCGCAGGTCGCGCACGATTTTTTCGATGCCGTATTCGCTCAAGTAGCCGTAGCCGCCATGCAGTTGCAGCGCCTGGTTGGCGACCTCGAATCCGACATCGGTGCCAAAACGCTTGGCCATCGCGCACAGCATGGTGGCATCCGCATCCTTGCGGTCGAGCGCAGCCGCCGCGCGCCATACAAAAGTCCGCGCCGCTTCCAGCTCGGTCGCCATGTCGGCGAGGCGGAACTGCAGCGCCTGGAATTCATCGAGACGTTTGCCGAAGGCTTTTCGCTCCTTCATGTAGGCGAGCGACTTGTCGAGCGCGCTCTGCGCGCCGCCGAGCGAGCACGCCGCGATGTTGAGGCGGCCGCCGTCGAGGCCGGCCATTGCAATCTTGAAGCCGATACCCTCCTCGCCCAGCCGGTTTTCGACCGGCACGCGGGCGTTCTCAAACATCACCGCGCGCGTGGGCTGGGCGTTCCAGCCCATCTTGCGCTCGTTGGCGCCGAACGAGACGCCGGGCGTTTCGGCCGGAACGACAAGCGTCGAGATGCCGCCGGGCCCCTCGCCGCCAGTCCGCACCATCACGACGTAGAGATCGCCGCCACCGGCGCCGGAGATGAACTGTTTCTGGCCGTTGAGGACATAGTGATCGCCGTCGCGTACCGCGCGGGTGCGCAGCGCCGCGGCGTCCGAGCCGGAGCCCGGCTCGGTCAAGCAATAGCTTGCCAGCAGCTCCATGGTGCAGAGCTTTGGCAGCCACTTTTGCCGCTGGCTGTCATTGCCATAGGCATCGATCATCCAGGACGCCATGTTGTGGATCGAGATGAAGGCCGACACCGTCGGACAACCGGTCGCCAGCGCCTCGAAGATCAGGGCGGCGTCGAAACGGGTCATTGCGGAGCCGCCGACGTCGTCCTTGATGTAGATGCCGCCGATGCCGAGGCTCGCGGCCTCGCGCATCACTTCAACAGGAAAATGCTTCTCCTCGTCCCAGCGCAGCGCATGCGGCGCGATCTTCTCCGCGGCGAATTCGCGCGCCATGTCGCGAACCGCCACCTGGTCCTCGTTGAGAGCGAACTGCATTCTTGCCGCTTACCCCTTAAGGTTACCCCACCGTCATTGCGAGCGCAGCTAAGCAATCCACCTCGCCGCCCAGGGATAGATGGATTGCTTCGTCGCTGCGCTCCCTTGCGCAAACGCTTCGCGTTTGTCGCAGGCAATGACGGCGTCTAGCACACGACTACTTCATCAACGGAATCGAGAACTCCGCGCCTTCCTTGACACCGGACGGCCAGCGCGAGGTCACCGTCTTGGTCTTGGTGTAGAAGCGGACCGAGTCCGGACCGTGCTGGTTGAGGTCGCCGAAGCCCGACTTCTTCCAGCCGCCGAAGGTGTAGTAGGCGATCGGCACCGGGATCGGCACGTTGATGCCGACCATGCCGACATTGACCTTGGCGGCAAAGTCACGCGCCGCGTCGCCGTCGCGGGTGAAGATCGCAACGCCGTTGCCGTAATCATGTTCGGACGGCAACGCCAGCGCTTCCTTATAGTCGTGGGCGCGCACCACCGAGAGCACGGGGCCAAAAATCTCTTCCTTGTAAATCCGCATGTCCTTGGTGACGTTGTCGAACAGCGAGCCGCCAAGATAAAAGCCCTTCTCGTAGCCCTGCATCTTGAAGCCGCGGCCGTCGACGGCGAGCGTGGCGCCTTCCTTGATGCCGATATCGATGTAGTTCTTCACCTTCTCGACCGCCTCGCGCGTCACCAGCGGACCGTAATCGGCGGACGGATCGACCGAGGTGCCGATCTTGAGCGACTCCACGCGCGGGATCAGCTTTTCCATCAGGCGGTCGGCGGTGGTCTTGCCGACGGGAACGGCGACGGAGACCGCCATGCAGCGCTCGCCGGCCGAGCCGTAGCCGGCGCCGATCAGCGCGTCGACCGTCTGGTCCATGTCGGCGTCGGGCATCACGATGGCGTGGTTCTTGGCGCCGCCAAAACACTGGCAGCGCTTGCCGGTTTGGGCCGCGCGCTCATAGATGTACTGCGCGATCGGCGTCGAGCCGACGAAGCCGATCGCCTTGATATCAGGGTCGTCGAGAATAGCGTCGACGGCTTCCTTGTCGCCGTTCACGACGTTGAGGATGCCGGGCGGCAGCCCCGCTTCCATCATCAGTTCGGCCAGCCGCATCGGCACGCCGGGATCGCGCTCCGAAGGTTTGAGGATAAAGGCGTTGCCGCAGGCGATCGCGGGCGCGAACTTCCACATCGGGATCATCGCCGGGAAATTGAACGGCGTGATGCCGGCAACGACGCCAAGCGGTTGGCGCAGGGAGTAGATGTCGATGCCGGGGCCGGCGCCTTCGGTGTATTCGCCCTTCATCAAATGCGGAATGCCGCAAGCGAATTCCGCGACTTCGAGGCCGCGCTGGATGTCGCCCTTGGCGTCAGGAACTGTCTTGCCGTGCTCGCGCGCCAGCAATTCAGCGAGCTTGTCATAGTCGCGCTGCACCAGTTCGAGGAACTTCATCATCACCCGCGCGCGGCGCTGCGGATTGGTGTTGGCCCATTCGGGCTGGGCGAGTGCGGCGTTTTCGACGGCCGCGCGGACTTCCGCTTTTGACGCCAGCGCCACCTTGGCCTGGACGTCGCCGGTCATCGGCTCAAACACGTCGGCCGTCCGGCCGGACGTTCCCTTGACCTCTTTGCCGCCGATAAAGTGTCCGATTGAGCGCATGAATGATCTCCCTAAGGTCCCGTCTGGGATCGCTTTCGAGCCCCTTTTTGACCTGCATTTCTTGGGATACAAGTCCGATATATTGCACCATAGATGTGCGGAAATGCTGGATCAAGGCACCAAGACGATCGACTGGGATGACTTCCGTTTCGTGCTGGCGATCGTCCGCGGCGGCTCGGTTTCCGCTGCCGCCAAGCAGCTATCTGTCGACCATGCCACCGTGATCCGCCGTGTCGACCGGCTGGAACGGCATCTCTCCGCAAAACTGTTCAACCGCCGCAAGACCGGCTACCTCCTGACCGAAGCCGGCCAGCGCGTCGCCGACAGTGCCGAAGCGATGGAATCCACCATCGTCGCCAACCAGGAGGCGGTCGGCGGCTCGCGCGCCCAGCTCACCGGCACGGTCCGGATCGGCGCCCCCGACGGGTTCGGCAGCCATTTCCTGGCGGCGCGGCTTCTGAAATTCACCGAGCGGTATCCCGATCTCGATCTGCAGCTCGTCGC
This region includes:
- a CDS encoding CoA-acylating methylmalonate-semialdehyde dehydrogenase, with translation MRSIGHFIGGKEVKGTSGRTADVFEPMTGDVQAKVALASKAEVRAAVENAALAQPEWANTNPQRRARVMMKFLELVQRDYDKLAELLAREHGKTVPDAKGDIQRGLEVAEFACGIPHLMKGEYTEGAGPGIDIYSLRQPLGVVAGITPFNFPAMIPMWKFAPAIACGNAFILKPSERDPGVPMRLAELMMEAGLPPGILNVVNGDKEAVDAILDDPDIKAIGFVGSTPIAQYIYERAAQTGKRCQCFGGAKNHAIVMPDADMDQTVDALIGAGYGSAGERCMAVSVAVPVGKTTADRLMEKLIPRVESLKIGTSVDPSADYGPLVTREAVEKVKNYIDIGIKEGATLAVDGRGFKMQGYEKGFYLGGSLFDNVTKDMRIYKEEIFGPVLSVVRAHDYKEALALPSEHDYGNGVAIFTRDGDAARDFAAKVNVGMVGINVPIPVPIAYYTFGGWKKSGFGDLNQHGPDSVRFYTKTKTVTSRWPSGVKEGAEFSIPLMK
- a CDS encoding isobutyryl-CoA dehydrogenase: MQFALNEDQVAVRDMAREFAAEKIAPHALRWDEEKHFPVEVMREAASLGIGGIYIKDDVGGSAMTRFDAALIFEALATGCPTVSAFISIHNMASWMIDAYGNDSQRQKWLPKLCTMELLASYCLTEPGSGSDAAALRTRAVRDGDHYVLNGQKQFISGAGGGDLYVVMVRTGGEGPGGISTLVVPAETPGVSFGANERKMGWNAQPTRAVMFENARVPVENRLGEEGIGFKIAMAGLDGGRLNIAACSLGGAQSALDKSLAYMKERKAFGKRLDEFQALQFRLADMATELEAARTFVWRAAAALDRKDADATMLCAMAKRFGTDVGFEVANQALQLHGGYGYLSEYGIEKIVRDLRVHQILEGTNEIMRLIVSRKLIEGAR
- a CDS encoding enoyl-CoA hydratase/isomerase family protein, translated to MTDAAIADGDLIARKEGSAGIIRLNRPKAINAVTLEMFHDVDKALDVFEADPDVAVIVLEGAGERGLCAGGDIRALWESSKVKGDLGKILWRDEYILNARIKKFPKPYVAFMDGIVMGGGVGLSAHSSHRVVTEKTKLAMPEVGLGFFPDVGGTWLLSHSPGEIGTYFGLTGQTMNGPDAIHAKFADAVVPSSKLPALREALTKVASGTTSADVRKLIDGFSTGETAGPVAAQQAKIDALFSHDRMEDIFAALQRDGSDFAQATLKTLNEKSPRGMVVTLKLLRLARNARSLEECLVREYRAALEVFASDDFREGVRAAVIDKDRNPKWSPPRIEDVTPEMVAPYFAEIGADELRFP